From the genome of Biomphalaria glabrata chromosome 1, xgBioGlab47.1, whole genome shotgun sequence, one region includes:
- the LOC106054316 gene encoding uncharacterized protein LOC106054316: MIMAIFSIPMNKDECSVSHDYANPFANCIFSFFSVKMTSGQKVACYHLGQDFDWWRCNVEGWVGRPPSPFPASFEHAHLYRESSAEARACGPVTLCCQSACCGTECKCAASGQEMDEATRRLYWPLCQGPELTPMLDTTDLGDNNLNGLTNGGKKSPRRSHKRPPWCPAKMPNKWGVAGHPPPYTNYCKETLFNTRTADPQKVTIKTTF, translated from the exons ATGATAATGGCAATATTTTCGATTCCGATgaataaggatgagtgcagtgtttcacacgACTACGCAAACCCATTTGCGAACTGCATATTCAg CTTTTTTTCGGTCAAGATGACCTCTGGTCAGAAAGTAGCCTGCTACCACCTGGGACAAGACTTCGACTGGTGGAGATGTAATGTAGAGGGATGGGTGGGGAGACCGCCTTCTCCCTTCCCGGCGTCCTTTGAACACGCCCACCTGTACAGAGAGTCCAGCGCTGAAGCCAGGGCCTGTGGGCCAGTGACATTGTGCTGCCAGTCCGCATGTTGTGGAACCGAATGTAAGTGTGCGGCCAGTGGTCAAGAGATGGACGAAGCAACAAGAA GGCTGTACTGGCCATTATGTCAAGGGCCAGAGTTGACGCCAATGCTGGACACAACTGACCTTGGAGACAACAACTTGAACGGACTTACCAACGGCGGGAAGAAATCCCCGAGACGCTCCCATAAACGTCCACCATGGTGTCCGGCAAAAATGCCCAATAAATGGGGTGTGGCTGGACACCCACCACCCTACACCAACTACTGCAAGGAAACCCTGTTCAACACCAGGACAGCTGACCCACAGAAGGTGACCATCAAGACGACCTTTTAA
- the LOC106054283 gene encoding uncharacterized protein LOC106054283: MAFHQEWAWYNLYFPNPDGALCRQHMTEQEWQRMTRWRDFDWFNQGGQESNKILTYTQQKATPTRNSDGKLQPHLLPPAGVISSTHARRHPGFYMEMYHRLLHEREYLVRQGRLPHDLPCPSFHNPCICNHHGMMPSGQQ; this comes from the exons ATGGCGTTCCACCAAGAGTGGGCGTGGTACAACCTGTACTTCCCCAACCCTGACGGCGCCCTGTGTCGACAACACATGACTGAGCAGGAGTGGCAGCGGATGACCAGGTGGAGGGACTTTGACTGGTTCAACCAGGGCGGCCAGGAGTCCAACAAGATACTGACCTACACGCAACAAAAGGCGACGCCGACGCGAAACTCAGACGGCAAGCTGCAGCCTCACCTC cTTCCACCAGCTGGCGTCATCTCCAGCACACACGCACGTAGACATCCGGGCTTTTACATGGAGATGTACCATCGCCTGCTTCACGAACGGGAGTACTTAGTCCGGCAAGGACGTCTGCCACACGACCTTCCTTGTCCATCCTTTCACAATCCGTGCATCTGCAACCATCATGGAATGATGCCCAGTGGTCAGCAGTAG
- the LOC106054317 gene encoding uncharacterized protein LOC106054317 gives MSEHDPRCQIFLEDKCRRAIENCHPEQACVPADMTRVPIRAPPPMNRMDINCGCPPMAGQEYCCNMPGTVETRILRRPMRCVRPPCNYCIPAVPCNDPPKKPYRPRRDPLCFDWTVHEVGPNDSYGHHGLNWYDWGKMRELHQEHPTFSTTRFTHPGLSEGVGLITTREYLCRLPLMCYSRSPSSVKKEPFAQDVDYFPDWRSCTGKTTAPWKPPYAQWATNQNL, from the exons ATGTCAGAACACGACCCGCGGTGTCAGATTTTCTTGGAGGACAAGTGTCGTAGGGCGATAGAGAACTGTCACCCGGAACAGGCATGCGTTCCTGCGGACATGACTCGCGTCCCGATCCGCGCTCCGCCTCCAATGAACCGGATGGACATCAACTGCGGCTGCCCTCCCATGGCTGGTCAAGAGTATTGCTGCAACATGCCGGGCACCGTGGAGACACGAATTTTGAGGCGCCCGATGAGATGTGTCCGACCCCCGTGTAACTACTGTATCCCAGCTGTACCATGCAATGATCCACCGAAAAA GCCCTACCGACCACGCCGAGACCCACTGTGTTTTGACTGGACGGTGCATGAAGTTGGCCCCAACGACAGCTACGGCCACCATGGGCTCAACTGGTACGACTGGGGCAAGATGAGGGAGCTGCACCAGGAACACCCCACCTTCTCAACGACACGTTTTACGCACCCAG GTCTGTCCGAAGGCGTTGGTTTGATCACCACACGGGAGTATCTGTGTCGTCTGCCACTCATGTGCTACTCACGATCGCCGTCGTCCGTCAAGAAAGAGCCGTTCGCACAGGATGTCGACTACTTCCCGGACTGGAGGTCCTGTACAGGCAAGACCACGGCACCTTGGAAACCTCCGTACGCCCAGTGGGCCACAAATCAGAATCTTTAA